The region TGTCAATTGTGATTTTTTCGCAGGTACCTAAATATGAAAGGTCAGCATTTTCTAACTTGAATCCTTGCTCTTCAGCTATTAATGTACCGCCAGTAAGGATTGCAATATCTTCCATCATTGCTTTTCTGCGATCGCCAAAACCAGGAGATTTCACAGCAACAATTTTCAAAGAGCCACGGATTTTATTTACTACCAATGTAGCCAAAGCTTCGCCATCTACATCTTCTGCAATAATCAATAATGGCTTTCCTGTCTGAACTACTTTCTCTAAAATAGGAAGTAATTCTTTCATGTTAGATACTTTTTTGTCGTACAATAAAATGTATGGGCTTTCTAAAACTGCCTGCATTTTATCGGCATTGGTAACAAAATATGGAGAGATATATCCTCTGTCAAACTGCATACCTTCAACAATCTCAACTGTAGTTTCTGTTCCTTTTGCTTCTTCAACAGTAATAACACCTTCTCTTTTTACTTTCGCCATTGCTTCAGCAATTAGCTTTCCGATTTCGCTGTCGTTGTTTGCAGAAATTGTAGCAACCTGCTCAATCTTCTTATTGTCGTCACCAACTTCTTTGCTCATTTTCTTTAATGATGCAATTACAGCTTCAACAGCTTTATCAATACCGCGTTTTAAATCCATTGGATTTGCACCGGCAGTAACGTTTTTTAAACCTGTGTTTACAATTGATTGGGCAAGCACTGTAGCTGTTGTTGTACCGTCACCTGCAATGTCAGCAGTTTTTGACGCTACTTCTTTCAACATCTGAGCACCCATGTTCTCAATACTGTTGGTAAGCTCAATTTCTTTTGCCACGGTAACACCATCTTTGGTAATTGTTGGTGAACCGAATTTTTTATCAATAATAACATTTCGGCCTTTTGGTCCTAAAGTTACTTTTACTGCATTTGCCAATGCATCAACACCTTTTTTCAGGGCATCGCGTGCATCAAGGTTAA is a window of Bacteroidia bacterium DNA encoding:
- the groL gene encoding chaperonin GroEL (60 kDa chaperone family; promotes refolding of misfolded polypeptides especially under stressful conditions; forms two stacked rings of heptamers to form a barrel-shaped 14mer; ends can be capped by GroES; misfolded proteins enter the barrel where they are refolded when GroES binds) gives rise to the protein MAKEITFNLDARDALKKGVDALANAVKVTLGPKGRNVIIDKKFGSPTITKDGVTVAKEIELTNSIENMGAQMLKEVASKTADIAGDGTTTATVLAQSIVNTGLKNVTAGANPMDLKRGIDKAVEAVIASLKKMSKEVGDDNKKIEQVATISANNDSEIGKLIAEAMAKVKREGVITVEEAKGTETTVEIVEGMQFDRGYISPYFVTNADKMQAVLESPYILLYDKKVSNMKELLPILEKVVQTGKPLLIIAEDVDGEALATLVVNKIRGSLKIVAVKSPGFGDRRKAMMEDIAILTGGTLIAEEQGFKLENADLSYLGTCEKITIDKDNTTIVGGAGKKADITARVNQIKAQIETTTSDYDKEKLQERLAKLAGGVAVLYVGAATEVEMKEKKDRVDDALHATRAAVEEGIVAGGGVAYIRAITALDKLKGDNDDETTGIAIIKRALEEPLRQIVSNAGIEGSIVVQKVKEGKDDFGYNARSDKYENMHTAGVIDPTKVTRVALENAASVAGMLLTTECVLADIKEDKPAMPAMPGGMGGMDY